A single window of Thermodesulfobacteriota bacterium DNA harbors:
- a CDS encoding 4Fe-4S dicluster domain-containing protein produces the protein MGHPDQNVVQHGAAGRKLAQEIMARPGGEHLSLCFACGTCTLACPVAEVTETFNPRRIIRQILLGRGTEVLDDPAIWLCHQCFRCAVHCPQGVSFTTIMRILQGLAQEQGRVTPRFVAALHQAEQEIEALRTRVFAELAAHRQEEAPPEPAELVRKATAAGE, from the coding sequence ATGGGCCATCCCGACCAGAACGTTGTCCAGCATGGAGCTGCCGGCCGGAAGCTGGCGCAGGAGATCATGGCCCGGCCGGGGGGCGAGCATCTGTCGCTGTGCTTCGCCTGCGGCACCTGCACCCTGGCCTGTCCGGTGGCCGAGGTCACGGAGACCTTCAATCCCCGGCGCATCATCCGGCAGATCCTCCTGGGCCGGGGCACGGAGGTCCTGGACGACCCGGCGATCTGGCTGTGCCACCAGTGCTTCCGTTGCGCCGTGCACTGCCCCCAGGGCGTCTCCTTCACCACCATCATGCGCATCCTCCAGGGCCTGGCCCAGGAGCAGGGCCGGGTGACGCCACGGTTCGTGGCCGCCTTGCACCAGGCTGAGCAGGAGATCGAGGCCTTGCGCACCCGGGTGTTCGCCGAGCTTGCCGCCCACCGGCAGGAGGAGGCGCCGCCGGAGCCGGCCGAGCTGGTCAGGAAGGCAACGGCGGCAGGAGAGTGA